In one window of Helianthus annuus cultivar XRQ/B chromosome 17, HanXRQr2.0-SUNRISE, whole genome shotgun sequence DNA:
- the LOC110926249 gene encoding protein BPS1, chloroplastic-like, with protein sequence MFLVQKANLSSPFRSTTKKPPHIPKPYQLAAQLFDENIILHLKTLDLPPDSSYITLSWLSAAVSFISTVHSEAELQISNLKPEADDFHDLYMDYSLKVLDLCNLISSAVNRLTDTRLLLNFSLRLLKFSDDLPPVEKLNKAKDAIARSVNSLNNINNNINDTDESVKEKGIRVKKLINELAVLIGNLPRGKVTDGIRRMFYATGVLTVFVGSVLVTVLYGESDVVRQLRVPSEFVWADSVNGMENRIFDLIKFKKNVVKEVDDVVKQAVVVRDVIETVVNGGGDDGVRVCLQDGVKEMTVGAKKLSDGIDKLTDGVNGMFRTVLKIRNGRLDV encoded by the coding sequence ATGTTTCTTGTTCAAAAAGCAAACCTATCCTCACCTTTCCGATCAACCACCAAAAAACCACCACATATCCCCAAACCCTACCAACTCGCCGCTCAATTATTCGACGAAAACATCATCCTCCATCTCAAAACCCTAGATCTACCACCAGACTCATCATATATCACTTTATCCTGGCTATCGGCAGCCGTTTCCTTCATCTCAACCGTTCATTCCGAAGCAGAGCTTCAGATCTCCAATCTGAAACCTGAAGCGGATGATTTTCACGATTTGTATATGGATTACAGTCTCAAGGTATTAGATCTGTGTAATTTGATCTCATCTGCGGTTAATCGGTTAACCGATACACGACTTTTGCTCAATTTCAGTCTCCGTTTGTTGAAATTCTCCGATGATTTGCCGCCGGTTGAGAAATTGAACAAAGCAAAGGATGCAATTGCCAGATCTGTTAATAGTTTAAACAATATTAACAATAATATTAACGATACAGATGAATCTGTGAAGGAGAAAGGTATCCGAGTGAAGAAGTTGATAAACGAATTGGCTGTACTCATCGGTAACCTGCCACGTGGCAAGGTAACCGACGGAATCCGTCGGATGTTTTACGCTACCGGAGTGTTGACGGTTTTCGTCGGAAGCGTTTTGGTAACCGTTTTGTACGGAGAATCGGATGTGGTTAGACAACTCCGAGTTCCGAGCGAGTTCGTGTGGGCTGACTCGGTCAATGGAATGGAGAATCGAATCTTTGACTTGATAAAGTTCAAGAAAAATGTGGTAAAGGAGGTTGATGATGTGGTAAAGCAAGCCGTGGTGGTGCGTGATGTTATTGAAACGGTTGTTAACGGCGGAGGTGATGACGGCGTTAGGGTTTGTTTGCAGGATGGTGTGAAGGAGATGACGGTTGGGGCGAAGAAGTTATCGGATGGGATAGATAAGTTGACTGACGGAGTTAACGGTATGTTTCGTACTGTATTGAAAATACGTAACGGTCGTTTAGATGTTTAG